DNA sequence from the Streptomyces cinnabarinus genome:
GGCGATGGCGCACCAGCACCCTGTGCCTGGCCGCCGACTTCGGGTCACGGGACGATCCGGCCGGACAGGGCGGCGCCGCGCACATGCTGGAACATCTGCTCATGTCGGCGCCGCTGGACGGCGGTCCCTCGCTGAGCGAGCGGATCGAGCGGCTGGGCGGACAGGCCAACGCCGTCACCGGGCTCGACCAGATGTTCTTCCAGGCGCAGGTGCTCAGCGCGCATGTCCCCGAGGTGGTCGGGCTGTTGACCCGGGCCGTCCTGGAACCCCGGCTCGACGACCAGGTGCTCGACACCGAACGGCAGGCCGTCCTCCAGGAGTTGGCCGCCGCGGACGCCGATCCCAGCGACACCGTGCAGGACGCCTTCCTGGCCGCCGTCTTCCCGGAGCACCCGCTCGGCCGACCGGTCGGCGGAACCGTCCAGGACATCGACGGGCTCACCCTCACAGATGTCCTCGCCGTCCACCGCGAGGTGCTGCTGCGCCGACGCATGGCTCTGGTGTGCACGGGCGGAACCGGTCCGATCGAAGCGGCGAAACACCTCGCCGCGCCAGAGACAGAGACAGAGACAAAGTCAAAGACCGCGACCCCGACAGCCCCCTTGGCCGAACTCACGCCCGGACCCTGGCGTCCGCACGAGGGCGGCTCCGGCGAGTTCTCCTGGTTCGCCACCGGCGGCCGCGCCCCCTCGATGAGCGACCCCCGGCGACACGCCTACAACATCCTCGCTCACCTGCTGGGCCCCTCCCCGTCGTCCCTGCTCTACCGCAGGCTGCGCGGCCGCGAAGGGCTCGTCTACGCCTTCTTCGCCTGGTCCCGCCACTACACGGAGGCCGGGGCCTGGCGGATCATGGCCGGGGTCGAGCACCACAACCTGGGCCGCGCCCAGGAAGTCGTACGCGAACTGCTCCTGGAGGTCGCCGGGCACGGACCGGAACCGGAGGACCTCGCCGTGGCGCGACGGCAGGCCGTCATGGAACTGGTGACCGGTGCCGAGCGGCCCTGGGACCACGCGATGACGCTGGGCCGGGAGACCGCGCTGGGCACCCGGCCCTGGAACGTGGAGGAGGGCATCCGCGCCCTGGAGGCGGTGTCCGCCGAGGAGGTCCGGAGCGCCGCCGCCGCGATCGCCGACCGCCAGATCACCGTCGTACGACCGACCGGGGAACCGGGATGACCGACGTGCGCGTGGACCCCGCGTACCTCGCCGCCTGCCGGGACGCCGATCTCCTGGTCCGGGTCGGCGAGGTGGAGTGTGTGCTGGGCAGGACCGAGGACGCGCTCACCGGGCGGGACTTCTGTCTCATCGAGTACGCCGATCCGCCGCCCGGCTCGCAGGCCGCGGCCGAGGCGCTGCGCGCGCACGCCGTCGCCGGCCATCCCGACGTCTCCGGTGTGCTGCTGCGCACCGGACCCGGGGTCCGGCTCGGCCCGCCGTGGGCCGAGCATCTGACCTATGTGCGCCATGACTTCGGGGGTACGACCGGGTCCGGACCGGAGGATGTGACCGTGCTGGCCGCCGGGCCCGAGCACGAGGAGCGGGTGCGGGGCTGGTTCGCCGACGCTTTCCAGACCGGGGCGGCCGAGCAGGGCGTCACCGTGCCCCGGGCCGACGCCGAGGCGCAGGCCGACGCGGTGCTGGCCGCGCCCGAGCGGGTCACGCTGGTCGCGACCGTCGCCGACGGCGAGCCCGCCGGGCACGCGACGCTGCTTCCCTTCACCGACGAGGTGACCGGGAACGAGTACCTGGAACTCTTCGACATCCTGGTCCCCGTCCCGTTCGAGACCCGGCCCCTCAGCCGGCTGCTGACCGACGCCGCCCTCGCCCGGGGCACCCGGGCCGGGCTCCCCCTGCTCGGCAATGTCGTGCACCGAACGGGCGCCCCGGGCCGGCAGCACAGCGCCCGAGTCGTCGCCGCGCTGCACCGGCGCGGCTGGGAGACCGATCACGTCTACTGGCACGCCCCCAACTCATGAGTCAGGACACCGATGTGACTGCGCCCACTGTCGATCTCGCCTTCTTCCGGCGCCTGTTCGACCTGCACGAGGACGAATCGCCGCGCGCGGTGGTGGAGGCGGCCGGCCGGATCTCGCCCGCCACGCGGATGCTGGTGGTGACGGCCGCCGTCCGCGAGGGAGTGATCGGCACCGGCTCCGCCGACGAGGTGCGCCGCCTCGCCGAGCGGACCGCGTTCTACTCCCGCCTCCGGCGCACGGCCGAACCGCTCGGCGCACGGCCGGTCAAGGGGTTCGCGCTCGCCCCGTGGTACCCGGACGACCTGCCCCGCCCGATGAACGACATCGACCTGGTCGTCCCGGACCGGACCGCCCTGTGGCGGGTCGTCGGCGCGCTCGCCGCCGAGTACGGCCCGACCGAGATGGACCTGACGATGTTCGGCGCGGAAGGCCGCCACTTCCTGGTGACGCTGTCCTGGCCGGCCGCCGATCCGCTGCTGGACTACGACCCCCGTGTGGAGATCTTCACCTGCGCGCTCACCGGCGACGGCGGCGCGGTTCCGCTCCGGCCGCGGCTGCCGGACGATCCGGTCGCCGCGGGGCTTCTCGCCGTCGCCGAGGAACGCTTCGAACGGCCCTTCAACGCCAAGGACCTGGTCGACGTGATGATGACGCTGACGCCGGAGCGCGACGTCGACATCCCCCGACTCGCGCGGCTCGCCGACGAGTTCAGGCTGGCACCCGAACTCCTGGAACTGCTGCGGCAGTGGGCGGACGTGGACCCCGAGGGCGCCGCCCGCCTCGACGCGCTGTTCAAGGACCTCGACCCGGCGGCGGTGCGTGAGGTCCGGCGGCGCGAGGAGTGGCTGAGCGAGGACACCGGGCCGAGCGGACCCGACGACCCGCGCACCCTGCACTACGGCATGCGGCTCACCCCGGTCGCCCCGGGCCCGCGTCCGGGCCGAGCCCCGGAGGCCGCCGAGCCGTACGGCTTCGAGGCCGGCAGCCTGCTGCTGACCCCGGTTGCCGACTTCCTGCTGGTACCCGGGGAGCTGGTCGCCCCGGCTCTGTACGAAGCCGCCCTCACCGCCCTCGCCGACCTCGGCCCGCGAGGGTAGGGGCGAGCCCGAATGCAAAGAATCTTCGCGGGGCCGTCACAAGGTGGGACGGCTTGCACGGGGTTGCGACCCAAGCACGTGAGAAATGGTGAGATGTGAGAGCGTGCAGGGCGTGAGTGAGAGCGTGACGAACACCTTGCAGTACCGCTTCGACGGGCCGGAGGACGCACCCGTACTGATTCTGGGCCCTTCGCTGGGCACCACCTGGCACATGTGGGACCGCCAGATCCCCGAACTGGTCAAGCAGTGGCGGGTCTTCCGGTTCGACCTGCCGGGACACGGCGGCGCACCCGCCTACCCGACGGGCTCCGTCGGCGAACTCGCGACTCGGCTGCTGGGCACGCTGGACGCCCTCGGCGTGCAGCGCTTCGGCTACGCGGGCTGCGCCTTCGGCGGCGCCATCGGCGTGGAGCTGGCCCTGCGGCACCCGGAGCGGATCGCCTCGCTCGCCCTGATCGCCGCCTCGCCCCGCTTCGGCACGGCCGACGAGTTCCGGCAGCGCGGCGTGATCGTGCGCACCAACGGCCTCGACCCCATCGCCCGCACCTCGCCCGAGCGCTGGTTCACCCAGGGCTTCGCCGCCGCCCAGCCCGCGATCACGGACTGGGCCGTACAGATGGTGCGCACCACCGACCCCGGCTGCTACATCGCCGCCTGCGAGGCGCTGGCCGCCTTCGACGTGCGGCACGAGATGGCCGGCGTCGGAGCGCCCACCCTCGTCCTGGTCGGCTCCGAGGACCAGGTCACCGGGCCCGCCGAGGCCCGCACCCTGGTCGCCGGGATCCCGGACGCACGGCTCGCCGTGGTGCCCGGCGCCTCCCACCTCGTACCGGTCGAGCAGCCCGCCGCCGTCACCGACCTGCTGGTCAGGCACTTCTCCACGGCCTGGCATCCCGCCTACGACTCCAGCGCGGGCCAGATCGCCATCCCCGCCGCCCCGGTGAAGCCGGTCCTGGCCACGGCACCGGCGGCACCGGTCGCGCCGATGGCACCCCCGCAGCCCGCGCCCATCGCCGAGATCGCCCCGGCCGTCGTCCCCGCCCCCGTGCCGGGCGGCCGTCCCGACCCCTACGACGCGGGGATCAAGGTGCGCCGCGAGGTGCTCGGCGACGCGCATGTCGACCGGGCCCTGGAGCAGGCGGACGACTTCTCCGGCGACTTCCAGGAGTTCGTCACCCGCTACGCGTGGGGCGAGATCTGGGACCGGCCCGGCCTCGACCGGCGCTCCCGCAGCTGTGTCACCCTCACTGCCCTGGTCGCCGGGGGACACCTGGACGAGCTCGCCTTCCACACCCGCGCCGCCCTGCGCAACGGACTGACGCCCACCGAGATCAAGGAGGTGCTGCTCCAGGCCGGCGTCTACTGCGGGATCCCGGCCGCGAACAGCGCGTTCACCGTGGCGCAGCAGGTCATCCGGGAGGAGACCACGCCGACCGAGTGAGCCCGCCCGGCGCCACGGGGGCAGGATGGTGCCATGAGGTTCACGAAGAAGTCGCACGCCTGCGTCCGTCTGGAGAAGGACGGGCGCACGCTCGTCCTCGACCCCGGAGTCTTCAGCGAGGAGGACGCCGCGCACGGCGCGGACGCGATCCTCGTCACCCACGAACACCCGGACCACTTCGACGAGCGACGGCTGCGCGGCGCCCTGGAGGCCGACCCGGCCGTCGAGATCTGGACCCTGAAGTCGGTCGCCGACAAGCTCGCGGCCGCCTTCCCCGGCCGGGTGCACACCGTCGGCCACGGCGACACCTTCACCGCCGCCGGATTCGACGTCCAGGTCCACGGCGAACTGCACGCCGTCATCCACCCCGACATCCCGCGCATCACCAACGTCGGCTACCTCGTCGACGGCGGCCGCGTCTTCCACCCCGGCGACGCCCTCACCGTCCCCGACCACCAGGTCGAGACGCTGATGCTCCCGGTCATGGCCCCCTGGAACAAGATCTCGGAGGTCATCGACTACGTCCGCGAGGTCAAGCCGCAGCGCGCCTACGACATCCATGACGCCCTGCTCACCGACCTCGCGCGGCCCATCTACGACAACCAGATCGGCGCCCTCGGCGGTGCCGAGCACCTCAGGCTGGCGCCCGGGGAGAGCGCGGCACTCTGATTGTCAGTGGTGCCGGGTAGGTTGTGAGGCATGCGCATCGCGACCTGGAACGTGAACTCGATCACCGCCCGCCTGCCGAGGCTCCTGGCCTGGCTGGAGAGCAGCGGCACCGACGTGCTGTGCCTCCAGGAGGCCAAGGTCGCCGAGGACGCCTTCCCGGCCGAGCAGCTGCGCGAGCTGGGCTACGAGTCGGCGGTGCACGCGACCGGCCGGTGGAACGGCGTGGCGGTGCTCTCCCGCGTCGGCCTGGAGGACGTCGTCAAGGGTCTGCCCGGAGACCCCGGCTACGACGGCTCGGTGGAGCCCCGCGCCATCTCCGCGACCTGCGGCCCGGTCCGGGTCTGGTCGGTGTACGTGCCGAACGGCCGTGAGGTCGACCACCCGCACTACGCCTACAAGCTCCAGTGGTTCGAGGCCCTGAAGGCGGCGGTCGCGGGCGACGCGGCCGGCAGCCGGCCGTTCGCGGTCATGGGCGACTACAACGTGGCGCCGACCGATGATGACGTCCACGACGTCGCCGCCTTCGAGGGCCTCACCCATGTCACCCCCGCCGAGCGAGCCGCCCTCGCCTCTCTCCGCGAGTCGGGCCTGTCCGACGTGGTCCCGCGCCCCCTGAAGTACGACCACCCCTTCACCTACTGGGACTACCGCCAGCTCTGCTTCCCCAAGAACCGCGGCATGCGCATCGATCTGGTCTACGGCAATGACCCCTTCACCAAGGCCGTCAAGGACTCCTACGTCGACCGCGAGGAGCGCAAGGGCAAGGGCGCGTCGGACCATGCGCCGGTGGTGGTGGATCTGGAGGTGTGAGCGGGCCCGCGCGGTTACGGCATCAGCATCCGCAGATCCACCGACTCCGCCAGCGCGGCCAGCCCCGCGTCGCCGGGGTGCAGATGGTCGCCGCTGTCGTAGCCGGGCAGGATGCGCGCCGGATGCGCGGGATCCCGTAGCGCCGCGTCGAAGTCCAGGACACCGTCGAACACGCCCGCGTCCCGGATCCACGCGTTCACCTCGACCCGCTCCGCGTCCACGGCGGCCGTGCAGCGTGTCTCGCCCTCGCACGGGACGATCGTCGCCGCCAGCATCCGCAGCCCCCGGGCGTGTCCCCGGTCGGCGAGCCGGCTCAGGCCCTCGATGACCTGTTCCGAGGTCGCGCCCCAGCGGACGTCGTTGACGCCCTCGAACACCGCCGCCGTACGCACCGACGGCTGGGCGAGGACATCGCGGTCGAAGCGGTTGAGGGCGTGCACCCCGGCCGTGTCCGTGGAGACGCCGTCGCCGGGATAGCGGTCGGCGATGATCCGGTTGCCGGAGATGCCCTGGTTGAGCACGCCGTAGTGCGGCACCTCGTCCTGGGCGAGCAGCCGGGCGGCCAGCACGTCCGGCCAGCGCCGGTTGGCGTCGACCGTGGACTTGTCCCCGTCGGTGATCGAGTCCCCGAGCAGCACCACGGACCCCGGCCCGCCGCTCACGTCCACCCCGGCGAGCAGCGGCCAGTTGGTCAGGGCCGAGGTGTACGCCTCGGCGGAACCGTCGGCCGCGTGGTCGCCCGGATCGCTGAGGTACGACCGCTGCTGGGCGAGCCGGTGGACGGGCGCCGCCGTGACCGTGCCGGGCAGATGGAAGCTGATCAGCAGGTTCGTCCCCGCGGGCACCCGGAAGCCGAGCGGATCGCTGAACACCTGCGCGCCCGCCGGGATCTCGGTGCCCGCGACACCGCCGAACGACAGCGGCACGGGCACGGTCCGCGGGGCGGCACCGGACTCCTGGACCGCCACCGTGGCGCTGCCGATCCGTACCGGGGCCGCCGCGAAGGTGTTGTCGAACCGGACCCGGACCCGCGGCCCGCCCGCCGAGGTGTGCACGACCAGCCGCAGCGTCCGGTCGGTCCAGGGGCCGACGGCCGTGTAGCCACCGGTGGCGGTGGCCCAACTGCCGGTCCAGCCCCGGCCGGTGGTGCGCACGGACACCGCGAACACATGCAGACCGGCCGCCCGGGGCAGCCGTACCGAGGTCACCTCGCGGTCCGTCGCGAGCGGCACGGTGACGACGTACAGCCGTGGCTTCTCGGCGAGTTGGCCGTCCGGGGTGTTGATGTGCGGGAGGGCCAGGGCCTTGGTGGCGAGCGGGCCGGTGCGCCAGTCGGGGGCGGTGAGCGTGTACGGCGTGCGCGTGCCGTTCGCGTACGCGACCGTGCCGGAGCCGCTCACCTCCGCGCCGGTCGTGCCGGCGACAAGGAGGGCGAGGGCGTCACCGCGGCCGCGGACCCGGACGTCCTGGCCGTCGGCAAGGACGTTGTCCGGCTCGCCCGCGGCGCGGTCCGGCAGGGTCAGCCGGGCGCCCTGCACGCTGAGCGAGGCACTGGGGTGCCAGCCCGCCGCGGCCAGGTCGGTGGCGGACAGGGAGGCGCCGTGGCCGTCGAAGTCCGCCTCGGCGGGGCGGGAGTCGGCGCTGACCGCGGTGTTGTCGAAGAGCCGCTCCAACGGGAGCGGACCGTCCGCGGTCCGCGCGGCGGCGGTCGCCGCCGACACCGGCAGCAGACCTGCGATCAGCGCGCACACGACCCCCGCGCCCCGAAGACCCATCCGCACGTCCCGCCCCTCTCCTCGGCGAAGCCTTTGCTGACGTGATGTCAGGCGGGGACGAAGCTATGGAGGTGGCGGGCGTACGTCAACGAGGGCCGTGTGAACAGCCGTCGAACTCACCCGTTCGTCACCGGGTCTCCGAGACGGGCAGCTCCGCGACGACCGCGTGGTCACTCTCGACCGGGCCGAGGTTGGCGGCGCCGCCCGGGGAGCCGAGCTCGGCGAAGAACTCCGTGTCGGCGCGGCGGAAGTCCGCCCACTCGGCGGGGACGTCGTCCTCGAAGAAGATGGCCTCCACCGGACAGACGGGCTCGCAGGCGCCGCAGTCCACGCATTCGTCGGGGTTGATGTACATCTTCCGCTGGCCTTCATAGATGCAGTCGACGGGGCACTCGTCGACGCAGGCCT
Encoded proteins:
- a CDS encoding M16 family metallopeptidase, translating into MSDDPPVAVIGESDGRWRTSTLCLAADFGSRDDPAGQGGAAHMLEHLLMSAPLDGGPSLSERIERLGGQANAVTGLDQMFFQAQVLSAHVPEVVGLLTRAVLEPRLDDQVLDTERQAVLQELAAADADPSDTVQDAFLAAVFPEHPLGRPVGGTVQDIDGLTLTDVLAVHREVLLRRRMALVCTGGTGPIEAAKHLAAPETETETKSKTATPTAPLAELTPGPWRPHEGGSGEFSWFATGGRAPSMSDPRRHAYNILAHLLGPSPSSLLYRRLRGREGLVYAFFAWSRHYTEAGAWRIMAGVEHHNLGRAQEVVRELLLEVAGHGPEPEDLAVARRQAVMELVTGAERPWDHAMTLGRETALGTRPWNVEEGIRALEAVSAEEVRSAAAAIADRQITVVRPTGEPG
- the pcaC gene encoding 4-carboxymuconolactone decarboxylase — translated: MSESVTNTLQYRFDGPEDAPVLILGPSLGTTWHMWDRQIPELVKQWRVFRFDLPGHGGAPAYPTGSVGELATRLLGTLDALGVQRFGYAGCAFGGAIGVELALRHPERIASLALIAASPRFGTADEFRQRGVIVRTNGLDPIARTSPERWFTQGFAAAQPAITDWAVQMVRTTDPGCYIAACEALAAFDVRHEMAGVGAPTLVLVGSEDQVTGPAEARTLVAGIPDARLAVVPGASHLVPVEQPAAVTDLLVRHFSTAWHPAYDSSAGQIAIPAAPVKPVLATAPAAPVAPMAPPQPAPIAEIAPAVVPAPVPGGRPDPYDAGIKVRREVLGDAHVDRALEQADDFSGDFQEFVTRYAWGEIWDRPGLDRRSRSCVTLTALVAGGHLDELAFHTRAALRNGLTPTEIKEVLLQAGVYCGIPAANSAFTVAQQVIREETTPTE
- a CDS encoding MBL fold metallo-hydrolase; this encodes MRFTKKSHACVRLEKDGRTLVLDPGVFSEEDAAHGADAILVTHEHPDHFDERRLRGALEADPAVEIWTLKSVADKLAAAFPGRVHTVGHGDTFTAAGFDVQVHGELHAVIHPDIPRITNVGYLVDGGRVFHPGDALTVPDHQVETLMLPVMAPWNKISEVIDYVREVKPQRAYDIHDALLTDLARPIYDNQIGALGGAEHLRLAPGESAAL
- a CDS encoding exodeoxyribonuclease III, with product MRIATWNVNSITARLPRLLAWLESSGTDVLCLQEAKVAEDAFPAEQLRELGYESAVHATGRWNGVAVLSRVGLEDVVKGLPGDPGYDGSVEPRAISATCGPVRVWSVYVPNGREVDHPHYAYKLQWFEALKAAVAGDAAGSRPFAVMGDYNVAPTDDDVHDVAAFEGLTHVTPAERAALASLRESGLSDVVPRPLKYDHPFTYWDYRQLCFPKNRGMRIDLVYGNDPFTKAVKDSYVDREERKGKGASDHAPVVVDLEV
- a CDS encoding SGNH/GDSL hydrolase family protein; translation: MGLRGAGVVCALIAGLLPVSAATAAARTADGPLPLERLFDNTAVSADSRPAEADFDGHGASLSATDLAAAGWHPSASLSVQGARLTLPDRAAGEPDNVLADGQDVRVRGRGDALALLVAGTTGAEVSGSGTVAYANGTRTPYTLTAPDWRTGPLATKALALPHINTPDGQLAEKPRLYVVTVPLATDREVTSVRLPRAAGLHVFAVSVRTTGRGWTGSWATATGGYTAVGPWTDRTLRLVVHTSAGGPRVRVRFDNTFAAAPVRIGSATVAVQESGAAPRTVPVPLSFGGVAGTEIPAGAQVFSDPLGFRVPAGTNLLISFHLPGTVTAAPVHRLAQQRSYLSDPGDHAADGSAEAYTSALTNWPLLAGVDVSGGPGSVVLLGDSITDGDKSTVDANRRWPDVLAARLLAQDEVPHYGVLNQGISGNRIIADRYPGDGVSTDTAGVHALNRFDRDVLAQPSVRTAAVFEGVNDVRWGATSEQVIEGLSRLADRGHARGLRMLAATIVPCEGETRCTAAVDAERVEVNAWIRDAGVFDGVLDFDAALRDPAHPARILPGYDSGDHLHPGDAGLAALAESVDLRMLMP
- the fdxA gene encoding ferredoxin, giving the protein MTYVIAQPCVDLKDKACVDECPVDCIYEGQRKMYINPDECVDCGACEPVCPVEAIFFEDDVPAEWADFRRADTEFFAELGSPGGAANLGPVESDHAVVAELPVSETR